TGATGAGGTGATTTCGGGATTTAGGACCGGTTTTCAGGGAATGTCCGGTTTGCTTGGAATTCGTCCCGATTTAGTGACTTACGGTAAGATCATAGGGGGCGGTTTTCCGGTCGGTTGTTACGCTGGAAGAAAGGATCTTTTGGATTTAGTCGCTCCTTCCGGTCCGGTATATCAAGCCGGAACCTTGAGTGCCAATCCGTTTGGAATGAGAGCGGGGCTTGCAACTCTAAGAAAGGCTGAAAGAGATTCCGTCTATTCGGTCTTAGAAGCTCGAACCAAAACTTTTGCTGACGGGATGGTAAAACTTCTGAATGGAAAAACGGATCAGGAATGGGAGGCTGTAACTCACTCTTCCCTGTTCTGGTTTCGTAAAAAGACACAACAAGCGGTAAGGAGGATCGATCAGATTCCGGAAGGTCATAAAGAAGGATTTGCGAAAGTATTTCATATTTTGTTAAAGAACGGAATTTATCTCGCTCCTTCCGGTTACGAGGTAGGATTCTTATCCTGGGCCCATAATGATTCGGTGATTGCAAAAGCTTTGGAAATAGCAGATAAGGCCTTCAAAGGATTCTAATGTTTTCTCTATGGAAAAATTTTAAAATCCTTTTTGCAATCGTTTGGCTGTTGGTCACGGTTTCGCTCGGAGTTTGGTGGTTTTTACTCGGGCTTAAGCTTACGAATACCGTAGCGGGGCTCAGCGCGAAACTGAATTCGTCGTCCGAAAGCCTTTCCATTTTGGAAAGACAAAGCAGAATGATCAAAATGGAAGGAACTTTTTTTCTTTTGATGCTTTTTTTGGGAGGAGTGACGTTGATTTGGTTCTCTTATCGTGAAACGCGTAGAAATAAACTGATTCACGATTTTTTTTCCACTGTGACTCATGAGATGAAGACGCCCCTTGCGAGCCTTCGTCTTCAAGCTGAAAGCCTGCAGGAAGAAATGCCGAGTTTGAATGAGAACAAACTCATTCATCGATTATTGATGGACTCCGTAAGAATCGAATCCCAGATGAACCGTGCGATGTATCTCGCGAGTCTGACTAAATCCGAAATCCTTTACATAGAAAAGACGAATGTACGTGAAATTTTTCTTTCTATCGGAGAGGATTTTCCCGAACTCAAAATCGATCTTTCCCGTTTGGAAAACGTTTTCGTTTCCGCGGACAGAAAAGCGCTCGAAAGTATTTTTAAAAATCTTGCGGAAAATTCCTTAAAACACGGCAAAGCTCAGGTCCTTGAAGTGATTTCCGAAAAACAAAAATCGGATCGAATTCTAATAACGGTTTCTGATAACGGATTTGGATTTGACGGAAAGTATAAGGTTTTGGGGATCCCTTTTTATAGACACGGAAGCACGAGTGGGACCGGCATAGGACTTTATATAATAAAAAAATTGATGAAGAAAATGAAAGGCGATATGCGGATCGTACCGCAAAAAATCGGTTTTAGAGTGGATCTGAATTTTCCGGGAGCGATCTGAAATGAAAGCCAAACTCTTGTTAGTCGAAGATGATCGTTCCCTGGGTGAGACTCTTCAAGAGCGTCTGCAAAAAGAAGGATATGAAGTTATTTGGACGGTTTCTGCGGTTTCCGCAAAAAAGTTGGTCAAAGACGAAAAACCGCATCTGATTCTTTTGGATGTGCGTTTGCCGGATGGAGACGGCTTTACTCTTGCGGAAGAACTGAAAGAAACGAAAGACTGTCCCCCGTTCTTGTTTTTAACCGCACAAGCGGGAGCGCCGGAAAGACTCAGAGGATTTGAACTCGGAGCAGAGGAATTCATTCCTAAACCGTTTCATCTAAAGGAACTTCTTCTTCGTGTTAAACACGTATTAGAATCTCATAAACATTCCATAGAAGAAACTAGATTTTTTTATAAGGACTACGTCTTGGACTTTCAGGGATTTCAGGTTAGGAAAGGATCAGAAGAATTTCCACTTTCCAAAAGGGACTGTGCTCTACTCCACTTTCTCGTGACCGAAAGGGATCGTGCGGTCAGCCGTGCGGAAATATTGGATAAACTTTGGGGAGAAGAAAGTTTTCCCACAAATAGGACGATAGACAACTCAATCGTAAGACTTAGGCATGCTTTTGGAGAGGAGGGGGAAAGGGTGATTCGATCTGTCAGGGGGGTCGGTTATCAATGGACCGGAGAAATCAAAGATGCCGAGTAAACGATATTCGAATGCTATCAGTGGAGTCGCTCAAAAAATTCCTCCCGTATGGATGATGAGGCAGGCAGGCCGTTATCATAAACACTACCAAACTCTAAGACAAAAATATACGTTTGAAGAACTTTGTAAACATCCGGAATTGGCGGCGGAAGTCGCTTTTGGTCCCGTGAACGACTTTGATTTTGACGTTGCGATTCTTTTTTCTGATATTCTTTTTCCATTGGAAGCTTTGGGAATGGGGCTTAGATATACGGATGCGGGACCGGTTTTGAATTTTTCGATCCGATGCGAAGAAGATTTGAGGAAGTTAAAGTCCGTGGAAGATTCAATTTCCTTTATGCAATTTCAAAAAAAGGCGATGCAGATGACTCGGGAAAGGATCTCCAAGGACAAGTCCGTCATTGGATTCGTGGGCGGACCTTGGACTTTGTTCACGTATGCGGTTTCCGGAAAACATGAAGGAAATCTTTCGCTTCCGAAAATTCTCACCGATCTTCGGAATGAATTTTTGGAAAAAATAACCCGATTTTTAAAAGAGAACATATCTCTTCAACTTGAAGGCGGAGCTGAGTTGATTATGATCTTCGATACCGCGGGAGGAGACCTTTCTCCCGAATTGTTTCGTGAAATTGTAATTCCTGGGATAAAAACCTTAGCCGATAGTCATCCAGGTAAGGTCGGATATTATGGAAAAGGAACAGCATCTCCGCATTTTCAAGCGGTTCAAAAAAT
The DNA window shown above is from Leptospira mayottensis 200901116 and carries:
- a CDS encoding sensor histidine kinase; this translates as MFSLWKNFKILFAIVWLLVTVSLGVWWFLLGLKLTNTVAGLSAKLNSSSESLSILERQSRMIKMEGTFFLLMLFLGGVTLIWFSYRETRRNKLIHDFFSTVTHEMKTPLASLRLQAESLQEEMPSLNENKLIHRLLMDSVRIESQMNRAMYLASLTKSEILYIEKTNVREIFLSIGEDFPELKIDLSRLENVFVSADRKALESIFKNLAENSLKHGKAQVLEVISEKQKSDRILITVSDNGFGFDGKYKVLGIPFYRHGSTSGTGIGLYIIKKLMKKMKGDMRIVPQKIGFRVDLNFPGAI
- a CDS encoding response regulator transcription factor gives rise to the protein MKAKLLLVEDDRSLGETLQERLQKEGYEVIWTVSAVSAKKLVKDEKPHLILLDVRLPDGDGFTLAEELKETKDCPPFLFLTAQAGAPERLRGFELGAEEFIPKPFHLKELLLRVKHVLESHKHSIEETRFFYKDYVLDFQGFQVRKGSEEFPLSKRDCALLHFLVTERDRAVSRAEILDKLWGEESFPTNRTIDNSIVRLRHAFGEEGERVIRSVRGVGYQWTGEIKDAE
- a CDS encoding uroporphyrinogen decarboxylase family protein; the protein is MPSKRYSNAISGVAQKIPPVWMMRQAGRYHKHYQTLRQKYTFEELCKHPELAAEVAFGPVNDFDFDVAILFSDILFPLEALGMGLRYTDAGPVLNFSIRCEEDLRKLKSVEDSISFMQFQKKAMQMTRERISKDKSVIGFVGGPWTLFTYAVSGKHEGNLSLPKILTDLRNEFLEKITRFLKENISLQLEGGAELIMIFDTAGGDLSPELFREIVIPGIKTLADSHPGKVGYYGKGTASPHFQAVQKISTLAGFGFDHRWDLKEIFKNEKRMVQGNFDQNLLFMEREEFKRTLKSYLIPFRDLSPEERIGWVCGLGHGVMPKTPEENVKSFVEIVRETFR